The Aureitalea marina genome includes a window with the following:
- the rpe gene encoding ribulose-phosphate 3-epimerase — protein MQTLIAPSVLAADFANLQRDVEMINRSEADWFHIDIMDGVFVPNISFGMPVLRDIVKHATKPMDVHLMIVDPDRYIETFAKLGANVLTVHYEACTHLHRTLQAIKAEGMQAGVAMNPHTPVHLLQDVIQDIDLVCLMSVNPGFGGQKFIENTYSKVRELRQMIEAKGASTRIEIDGGVTDQNAKALVDAGADVLVAGSFVFRAQDPVATVANLKALTNATSGTH, from the coding sequence ATGCAAACCCTTATAGCCCCCTCTGTTCTTGCAGCGGACTTTGCCAATCTTCAGCGCGATGTAGAAATGATCAATCGCAGTGAGGCAGATTGGTTCCATATCGACATTATGGACGGTGTTTTTGTTCCTAATATCTCGTTCGGGATGCCGGTTCTTCGTGATATTGTGAAGCACGCGACCAAACCCATGGATGTTCACCTGATGATCGTGGACCCGGATCGATACATAGAAACCTTTGCCAAACTGGGAGCAAATGTGTTGACTGTACATTACGAAGCCTGTACCCATTTACACCGAACACTTCAGGCTATAAAAGCCGAAGGCATGCAGGCTGGTGTAGCCATGAATCCCCATACCCCTGTGCATTTGCTACAGGACGTGATCCAGGATATCGATCTGGTCTGTCTGATGAGTGTGAATCCCGGCTTTGGTGGGCAAAAATTCATTGAAAACACTTACAGTAAGGTTAGGGAACTGCGTCAAATGATCGAGGCCAAGGGAGCCTCTACCCGAATCGAGATCGACGGAGGTGTAACCGATCAAAATGCAAAGGCCCTGGTGGATGCGGGAGCCGATGTGCTGGTAGCCGGTAGCTTTGTATTCCGGGCCCAGGATCCTGTAGCTACGGTTGCCAATTTGAAGGCCTTGACCAACGCCACCTCGGGAACCCACTAA
- a CDS encoding zinc-dependent peptidase has product MLLFQTDENFTWLAPYAYVIVLLGFGFVLFRLFESWYAAYYQRPLYRHWRVFRTLNPDQLAIIKKEVLFFGQLSKQEQRQFEHRVATFLQEKEFVGRDGLDVTPRMKVLISSLAILLSFGRKNYLYNLISFILIYPGEFYSNINETYHLGEFNPREKALVLSWTDFEKGISDTSDNRNLGIHEFMHAMQLEARSSKDLDASRFARQFQNILKYLTQTDVRDRLNSMAYFRDYAFTNQYEFMAVLAEYFIESPKEFEREFPELYDYTRKLLNFHYAHYRDDRS; this is encoded by the coding sequence GTGCTCCTTTTTCAGACAGACGAGAATTTCACATGGCTGGCGCCTTACGCCTATGTCATTGTTCTGCTAGGTTTTGGATTTGTCCTGTTTCGTCTCTTCGAGTCCTGGTATGCGGCTTATTATCAGAGGCCCCTTTACCGGCATTGGCGGGTGTTTAGAACCTTGAATCCCGATCAGTTGGCCATCATCAAAAAAGAAGTTCTATTCTTTGGTCAACTAAGCAAGCAAGAACAACGTCAGTTTGAACATCGCGTGGCTACTTTCCTGCAGGAAAAGGAGTTTGTAGGACGTGATGGTCTAGATGTGACTCCGCGAATGAAGGTGCTGATATCTTCACTGGCGATACTTCTGAGTTTTGGGCGTAAGAACTATCTCTATAACCTGATCTCCTTTATTTTGATCTATCCTGGAGAGTTTTACAGCAATATTAATGAGACCTATCATCTGGGTGAGTTCAATCCTCGGGAAAAGGCCTTGGTACTTTCCTGGACAGATTTCGAGAAGGGCATTTCAGATACTTCAGACAATCGGAATTTAGGGATACATGAATTTATGCATGCCATGCAATTGGAGGCCCGGAGCAGCAAGGATCTGGATGCGTCCCGATTTGCCAGACAATTTCAGAACATTCTGAAGTACCTAACCCAGACAGATGTCAGGGATCGGCTTAACAGCATGGCCTATTTCAGGGATTATGCCTTTACCAATCAGTATGAATTCATGGCCGTTCTGGCGGAATACTTTATTGAATCTCCAAAGGAATTTGAACGGGAATTCCCTGAACTCTATGACTATACCAGGAAGCTATTGAACTTCCACTATGCCCATTATCGGGATGATCGCAGTTGA
- a CDS encoding YpdA family putative bacillithiol disulfide reductase, whose translation MNPDTNPTFDVLIVGAGPIGIACALECKKAGLSYVVIEKGALTNSLFNYPLNMTFFSTSEKLEIDQIPFISNQAKPDRDEALEYYRRVATSNKLNIRLYEEVQTVSKEDEGFRIKTNKADYRTSYAIVCTGFYDIPKLLEVPGEDLQKVSHYYKEAHSYTLQDVAVVGASNSAVDAALEIWRKGGRVSMIVRGPDIGDRVKYWVRPDIINRIAEGSIKAYYNSEITEIQQDQILVRTPQGEIALENDYVLALTGYRPNFDFLQAMGIRLSEDEKQIPEHDTETMESNVKGIYLAGVICGGMETHKWFIENSRIHAKLIVDQLRSSR comes from the coding sequence ATGAACCCTGATACCAACCCAACCTTTGATGTACTCATCGTGGGGGCAGGACCTATAGGTATTGCCTGTGCATTGGAGTGCAAAAAGGCCGGTTTGTCTTATGTGGTCATCGAAAAAGGAGCCCTGACCAATTCCTTGTTCAACTACCCACTGAACATGACCTTCTTCTCCACCTCGGAAAAATTGGAGATAGACCAGATCCCTTTCATTTCCAATCAAGCAAAACCCGACCGTGACGAAGCATTAGAATACTACAGACGGGTAGCAACTTCGAACAAACTCAATATCCGGCTTTACGAGGAGGTTCAAACCGTTTCCAAAGAGGATGAAGGTTTTCGGATAAAGACCAACAAAGCAGATTATAGAACGAGCTATGCCATCGTCTGTACAGGTTTTTATGACATCCCTAAGCTCCTTGAAGTGCCAGGAGAGGATCTACAAAAAGTGAGTCATTATTACAAAGAGGCTCACTCCTATACCTTGCAGGATGTCGCTGTAGTTGGTGCCAGCAATTCGGCTGTAGATGCCGCCCTGGAGATCTGGAGAAAAGGAGGACGAGTTAGCATGATCGTAAGAGGACCCGATATTGGAGATCGGGTAAAATACTGGGTTCGGCCAGATATCATCAACCGGATCGCCGAGGGCAGTATAAAAGCCTATTACAATTCTGAGATCACGGAGATCCAGCAGGACCAAATTCTAGTGAGAACACCGCAGGGTGAAATAGCTCTGGAAAACGATTATGTTCTAGCCCTGACTGGTTATCGGCCTAATTTTGACTTTTTGCAGGCCATGGGTATTCGTTTATCCGAGGACGAAAAACAGATCCCGGAACACGATACTGAGACCATGGAATCCAACGTGAAAGGTATCTATTTGGCTGGGGTGATCTGTGGTGGAATGGAAACCCATAAGTGGTTTATTGAGAACTCGCGAATCCATGCCAAATTGATCGTCGATCAACTGCGATCATCCCGATAA
- a CDS encoding sigma-70 family RNA polymerase sigma factor, producing the protein MRQLKITKQVTNRETASLDKYLQEIGKVDLITAEEEVELAQRIKAGDQRALEKLTKANLRFVVSVAKQYQNQGLTLPDLINEGNLGLIKAAQRFDETRGFKFISYAVWWIRQSILQALAEQSRIVRLPLNKIGSINKINKTYAFLEQAHERPPSAEEIAKELDMTINDVKESMKNSGRHVSMDAPLVEGEDSNLYDVLNSGESPNPDRTLLHESLGTEIERALETLTPREADVIRLYFGLGNQHPMTLEEIGETFDLTRERVRQIKEKAIRRLKHTSRSKILKTYLG; encoded by the coding sequence ATGAGACAACTTAAAATCACCAAGCAGGTTACCAACCGGGAAACTGCTTCGCTAGACAAATACCTTCAAGAAATAGGAAAAGTTGATCTGATTACCGCCGAAGAAGAGGTGGAATTGGCTCAGCGTATAAAAGCCGGAGATCAGCGCGCGTTGGAGAAGTTGACCAAGGCTAACCTTCGTTTCGTGGTTTCTGTGGCCAAACAATACCAGAACCAAGGCTTGACCTTGCCCGATCTGATCAATGAAGGAAATCTTGGATTGATCAAAGCTGCACAACGATTTGACGAGACCCGTGGGTTTAAGTTCATTTCGTATGCGGTTTGGTGGATCCGACAGTCTATCCTTCAGGCGTTAGCAGAACAATCCAGAATTGTTCGTCTTCCGCTCAATAAGATAGGTAGCATCAATAAGATCAACAAGACCTATGCTTTCCTGGAGCAGGCACACGAACGTCCGCCATCTGCAGAAGAGATTGCCAAGGAATTAGATATGACGATCAATGATGTGAAGGAATCCATGAAGAATTCCGGACGTCACGTATCCATGGATGCACCTTTGGTAGAGGGTGAGGATTCTAATCTATATGATGTACTGAACAGTGGAGAGTCGCCAAACCCGGATCGCACCTTGTTGCACGAGTCCCTAGGTACTGAGATCGAGCGTGCGTTAGAAACACTTACTCCCAGGGAGGCCGATGTGATCCGCCTTTATTTCGGTTTAGGTAATCAACACCCCATGACCTTGGAAGAAATTGGGGAGACCTTCGATCTGACCCGGGAACGTGTTCGTCAGATCAAGGAAAAAGCCATCAGAAGGCTAAAACATACCTCAAGAAGTAAAATTTTGAAGACATATCTAGGATAA